A stretch of the Argentina anserina chromosome 6, drPotAnse1.1, whole genome shotgun sequence genome encodes the following:
- the LOC126801068 gene encoding mannosylglycoprotein endo-beta-mannosidase produces MAPIGKTKLHSGWLGTRDRDVTATGVQLTTTHPPSLGSASPWVEAAVPGTVYATLVKSKELRDPFYGLENENVIDIADSGRQWYTFRYFTTFQCKLGGNQHMDLNFRGINYYGEVYLNGHKKELPRGMFRRHSLDVTDIVRDGNNLLAVVVYPPDHPGSIPPEGGQGGDHEIGKDVTTQYVQGWDWMCPIRDRNTGIWDEVSIYVTGPVKIIDPHLVSTFYDNYKRAYLHATTELENRSTSVAECSLNIQVTTELEGNMCLVEHLQTQHLSVPAGSRVQYTFPELFFYKPNLWWPNGMGKQALYNVVITVEVKGYGESDSYSQLFGFRKIESHIDSATGGRLFKVNGQPIFIRGGNWILSDGLLRLSEKRYKTDIKFHADMNFNMIRCWGGGLAERPEFYHYCDIYGLLVWQEFWITGDVDGRGVPVSNPNGPLDHDLFLLCARDTVKLLRNHPSLALWVGGNEQVPPADINKALKQDLGLHPHFESSINGSGQSVANLKSNDPSQYLDGTRIYIQGSMWDGFANGKGDFTDGPYEIQNPEDFFKDDFYKYGFNPEVGSVGMPVAATIRATMPPEGWQIPLFKKASNDYEEAPNPIWEYHKYIPYSKPGKVRDQILLYGIPKDLDDFCLQAQLANYIQYRALLEGWTSRMWSKYTGVLIWKTQNPWTGLRGQFYDHLLDQTAGFYGCRCAAEPIHVQLNLATYFIEVVNTTSEELSDIAIEASVWDLDGACPYYKVHENLSMPPKLTVPIAEMKYPKSRNPKPVYFLLLKLYHKSNFCIISRNFYWLHPSGGDYKQLEAYRKKRVPLKFISEVFIKGSTYEMHINVKNTSAKPQPKTLTYQNHFTPKLGDGDFDIHSVEPKPAGADEKHEAGFLQKIYRHFTKDSDGLRVAEINGSDVGVAFFLHFSVHGIKKDHKEGEDTRILPVHYTDNYFSLVPGESMPVKITFEVPPGVTPRVTLQGWNYHGAQRVH; encoded by the exons ATGGCGCCGATCGGGAAGACGAAGCTGCACTCCGGGTGGCTCGGCACCCGCGACCGTGACGTCACCGCCACCGGTGTCCAGCTCACCACCACTCACCCTCCCTCCCTCGGCTCCGCCTCCCCTTGGGTTGAGGCCGCCGTTCCCGGAAc TGTTTATGCAACCTTGGTGAAGAGCAAGGAACTACGCGATCCGTTCTACGGCTTGGAAAATGAGAATGTCATAGACATTGCTGATTCAGGGAGGCAGTGGTACACATTCCGGTACTTCACAACCTTCCAGTGTAAGCTG GGAGGTAATCAGCACATGGATCTGAATTTCCGCGGAATCAATTACTACGGAGAAGTATATTTAAATGGGCACAAAAAGGAACTCCCAAGAGGGATGTTTCGAAGGCATTCTCTAGATGTCACTGATATAGTACGGGATGGGAACAATTTGCTTGCTGTTGTTGTTTACCCCCCAGATCATCCTGGGAGTATTCCTCCTGAAGGTGGGCAAGGTGGTGATCATGAG ATTGGGAAAGATGTAACTACACAATACGTCCAGGGGTGGGATTGGATGTGTCCTATAAG GGATAGAAACACTGGCATATGGgatgaagtttcaatttatgTTACAGGG CCTGTGAAAATAATAGATCCCCACTTGGTTTCAACATTTTATGACAATTACAAGAGGGCATATTTGCATGCAACAACTGAGCTGGAAAATAGAAGTACCTCGGTTGCCGAGTGTTCCTTAAACATCCAAGTTACAACAGAACTTGAAGGAAACATGTGTTTAGTCGAGCATCTTCAGACTCAGCATCTGTCAGTCCCTGCTGGATCACGGGTGCAATATACATTTCCTGAG CTCTTTTTCTACAAGCCAAACTTATGGTGGCCAAATGGTATGGGAAAGCAAGCCTTGTACAATGTTGTTATTACTGTTGAGGTAAAGGGATATGGAGAGTCTGATTCGTACAGCCAATTATTTGGATTCCGCAAAATTGAGAGCCATATTGATAGTGCTACCGGTGGAAG GTTGTTCAAGGTTAATGGTCAACCTATATTTATTCGTGGTGGTAATTGGATATTGTCAGATGGCCTCCTACGACTTTCAGAAAAGCGTTACAAAACAGACATCAAGTTTCATGCAGATATGAATTTTAATATGATCCGCTGTTGGGGTGGTGGACTGGCTGAGAGGCCAGAGTTCTATCACTACTGTGATATTTATGGCCTGTTG GTCTGGCAAGAGTTTTGGATTACTGGAGATGTTGATGGACGAGGTGTCCCAGTATCAAATCCAAACGGTCCTTTGGACCATGATCTTTTCTTGCTATGTGCTAGAGATACTGTCAAGCTTCTAAGGAACCATCCGAGTCTTGCTCTTTGGGTGGGAGGAAATGAACAAGTTCCGCCAGCAGACATCAACAAGGCTTTGAAGCAGGATCTCGGGCTCCATCCACATTTTGAAAGTTCAATAAATGGGAGTGGTCAGTCTGTTGCAAATTTGAAGTCAAATGATCCAAGCCAATATCTTGACGGTACACGCATTTACATACAAGGATCCATGTGGGATGGGTTTGCAAATGGAAAGGGGGACTTCACTGATGGCCCTTATGAAATCCAAAATCCAGAAGACTTCTTTAAGGatgatttttacaaatatggGTTCAATCCTGAGGTTGGTTCGGTAGGCATGCCTGTTGCAGCTACCATCAGAGCGACAATGCCTCCAGAAGGATGGCAGATCCCTTTGTTTAAAAAAGCTTCTAATGATTATGAAGAAGCTCCAAATCCTATCTGGGAATACCATAAATACATACCTTATTCAAAACCAGGCAAGGTTCGTGACCAGATTTTACTCTATGGGATCCCAAAGGATCTTGATGACTTTTGCTTACAG GCTCAGCTTGCGAACTACATTCAGTATAGAGCTCTACTGGAGGGTTGGACTTCTCGTATGTGGAGTAAATACACTGGTGTTTTGATTTGGAAAACTCAGAATCCTTGGACAGGTCTTAGAGGTCAATTTTATGATCATCTTCTTGACCAGACGGCAGGTTTCTATGGCTGTCGCTGTGCTGCAGAACCAATACACGTCCAACTTAACTTGGCTACTTATTTTATAGAG GTTGTAAATACTACATCAGAGGAATTATCGGACATTGCTATAGAAGCATCAGTGTGGGATCTGGATGGAGCATGCCCATACTATAAAGTTCATGAAAATCTGTCAATGCCGCCAAAACTAACAGTGCCCATTGCTGAGATGAAATATCCAAAATCTAGAAACCCAAAGCCCGTGtactttcttcttctcaaactGTATCACAAGTCAAATTTTTGCATTATCTCCAGGAACTTTTACTGGTTGCATCCTTCTGGTGGGGATTACAAGCAGTTAGAAGCATACCGAAAGAAAAGAGTTCCACTCAAGTTTATATCCGAGGTCTTCATCAAAGGATCCACTTATGAAATGCACATCAATGTGAAGAACACATCCGCGAAACCACAGCCTAAAACTTTGACCTATCAGAACCATTTCACCCCCAAACTTGGTGATGGTGATTTTGATATCCACTCGGTGGAGCCTAAACCTGCTGGAGCAGACGAAAAACATGAAGCTGGTTTCCTACAGAAGATATACAGACATTTTACAAAGGACTCTGATGGTTTGAGGGTTGCCGAAATCAACGGCTCTGATGTTGGTGTTGCATTCTTCCTTCATTTTTCTGTACATGGAATAAAGAAGGACCATAAGGAAGGAGAAGACACAAGAATTCTTCCTGTTCATTACACAGACAACTACTTCTCGCTGGTGCCAGGCGAGTCTATGCCCGTCAAGATCACTTTTGAGGTCCCTCCTGGTGTGACCCCCCGAGTTACTCTTCAAGGATGGAATTATCATGGTGCTCAGAGAGTCCATTGA
- the LOC126800772 gene encoding casein kinase II subunit alpha-2-like: MRGVAKNYCSTFLGFLQLYAVVAVRVPVAYLPNLRTAPPKEHRGYESLTVQWGDQHDYEVVRKVGRGVYSEVFEGMNLKTNESCIIKMLKPVNKNKIEREVKILQNLCGGPNVVKLLDIVQYQHSKTPSLIFEHVRSTDFRVLYPTLTDYDIRYYTYELLKALDYAHSQGIMHRDIKPQNIMIDHELRKLRLIDWGVSEFYHPGKEYDVRVASRYFKGPELLVDLRDYDYALDMWSLGCIFAGIIFRKEPFFDGHDNHDQLVKIAMVLGTDELNAYLNEYDLELDPQLDELVGRHSKKPWSKFINADNRHLVSTEAIDFVDKLLRYDHQDRLSAKEAMSHPYFSQVRAAESSR, encoded by the coding sequence ATGAGAGGTGTTGCGAAGAATTATTGCTCAACTTTCCTCGGTTTCCTGCAACTCTACGCCGTCGTTGCCGTGCGTGTGCCGGTTGCGTACCTCCCAAACCTGCGCACCGCCCCTCCAAAAGAGCACCGGGGCTACGAGTCCCTTACCGTCCAATGGGGTGATCAACATGATTATGAAGTTGTGAGGAAAGTAGGGAGGGGAGTATACAGCGAGGTCTTTGAAGGAATGAATCTCAAAACAAATGAGAGCTGCATAATCAAAATGCTTAAGCCtgtgaacaagaacaagattGAGAGGGAGGTTAAGATTCTTCAGAACCTTTGTGGGGGCCCGAATGTGGTTAAGCTTCTTGATATTGTCCAATATCAGCACTCTAAAACTCCGAGTTTGATTTTCGAGCATGTTAGGAGTACAGATTTTAGAGTTCTCTACCCGACATTGACGGATTATGACATCCGATACTACACATATGAACTCCTAAAGGCATTGGACTACGCTCATTCACAAGGAATAATGCATAGAGATATTAAGCCTCAGAATATTATGATAGACCATGAGTTGCGAAAACTCCGATTGATAGACTGGGGTGTTTCCGAATTTTACCATCCTGGCAAGGAGTATGATGTTCGTGTCGCATCTAGATACTTTAAAGGTCCTGAACTTCTAGTTGATCTGCGCGATTACGACTATGCCTTGGACATGTGGAGCCTTGGTTGCATTTTTGCTGGAATCATATTTCGGAAGGAACCTTTCTTTGATGGTCACGACAACCATGATCAGCTGGTGAAAATTGCGATGGTACTTGGGACAGATGAGTTGAATGCGTATCTGAATGAATATGATTTAGAGCTTGATCCTCAACTGGATGAGTTGGTTGGGAGGCATAGCAAGAAGCCGTGGTCGAAGTTTATTAACGCAGACAATCGGCATCTAGTTTCTACGGAGGCTATTGATTTTGTGGATAAACTTCTTCGGTATGATCATCAAGACAGGCTGAGTGCAAAGGAAGCAATGAGCCATCCGTATTTCTCCCAAGTGAGGGCAGCAGAAAGCAGCAGGTAG
- the LOC126798817 gene encoding aminopeptidase P2 — MLSLSSQGTRPLFSHFRFLSFLHSPNSHPKLFSISPKPPTLSIRSCASISAKPSSDLRPKRDPNSHSSADAKLRALRSIFSKPGLGIDAYVIPSQDAHQSEFIAECYMRRAYISGFTGSAGTAVVTKDKAALWTDGRYFLQAEKQLSSSWILMRAGNYGVPTTIEWLNDVLAPGGRVGIDPFLFSSDAAEELKQGIAKKNHELVFLYDKNLVDEIWKESRPEPPNKPIRVHELKYAGKDVASKLSSLRSELVEAGSSAIVISMLDEVAWLLNLRGSDVPHSPVMYAYLIVEIDKAKLFVDTSKVGTEVLNHLENAGVELKPYDSILSEVESLAAKGAKIWLDASSVNAAIVHTYNTACEKYYESLESKKKGKTKANDDLNGWSEGPTGMYRVSPISLAKALKNDAELEGMRNCHLRDAAALVQFWVWIEEQINKNVKLSEVEVAEKLLEFRSKQPGFLDTSFDTISGSGANGAIIHYKPEPESCSVVNENKLFLLDSGAQYVDGTTDITRTVHFGEPSPRQKDCFTRVLQGHIALDQAVFPENTPGFVLDAFARSFLWKIGLDYRHGTGHGVGAALNVHEGPQSISFRFGNTTPLQSGMIVSNEPGYYEDHAFGIRIENLLVVKEIDTPNRFGGIEYLGFEKLTFVPIQTKLIDLSLLSGAEFHWLNDYHSQVWEKVSPLLDGSARQWLWNNTRPLVKQ; from the exons atgctctctctctcctcccagGGGACGCGTCCTCTCTTCTCCCACTTCCGCTTCCTCTCATTTCTCCACTCTCCCAATTCCCACCCCAAACTTTTCTCTATTTCCCCAAAACCCCCCACTCTCTCCATCCGCAGCTGCGCCTCCATCTCCGCCAAGCCCTCCTCCGACCTCCGCCCCAAGCGCGACCCCAATTCCCACTCCTCCGCCGATGCTAAGCTCCGAGCTCTCCGGAGCATCTTCTCCAAGCCCGGCCTCGGTATCGACGCTTACGTCATCCCCTCTCAGGATGCTCACCAG AGTGAGTTTATTGCTGAATGCTACATGAGGAGGGCCTATATATCAGGCTTCACTGGGAGCGCCGGTACTGCTGTCGTCACGAAGGATAAAGCAGCACTCTGGACAGATGGGCGCTACTTTCTTCAG GCTGAAAAGCAGCTGAGCTCGAGCTGGATTCTCATGCGGGCTGGTAATTATGGAGTACCTACGACTATTGAATGGCTGAATGATGTTTTGGCCCCTGGGGGGAGAGTTGGCATTGACCCT tttctcttttcttccGATGCTGCAGAGGAATTGAAGCAGGGCATTGCTAAGAAGAATCATGAGTTGGTTTTCCTGTATGATAAAAATCTTGTTGATGAAATATGGAAAGAATCAAGACCAGAGCCTCCAAATAAACCAATCAGAGTACATGAACTGAAGTATGCTGGTAAAGATGTGGCATCAAAGTTATCATCTTTGAGGTCTGAACTTGTTGAAGCTGGTTCATCTGCGATAGTTATATCTATGCTTGATGAAGTTGCCTGGCTGTTGAATTTG AGAGGAAGTGATGTTCCCCATTCACCTGTTATGTATGCTTATCTGATTGTGGAGATCGACAAAGCAAAGTTATTTGTAGATACTTCTAAAGTAGGCACTGAGGTGTTAAATCACTTGGAAAATGCGGGTGTTGAATTGAAGCCATACGACTCCATTCTTTCTGAAGTAGAAAG TCTGGCAGCAAAAGGGGCTAAAATTTGGTTGGACGCATCATCTGTAAATGCTGCTATTGTCCACACCTACAACACTGCTTGTGAGAAATATTACGAGAGTCTTGAAAGTAAGAAAAAAGGTAAGACTAAGGCAAATGATGACTTGAATGGTTGGTCTGAAGGACCCACTGGAATGTATAGGGTGTCCCCTATCTCTTTGGCAAAGGCACTGAAAAATGATGCTGAGTTAGAAGGGATGCGGAATTGTCATTTAAG GGATGCTGCTGCTTTAGTGCAGTTTTGGGTTTGGATCGAAGAGCAAATCAACAAGAATGTGAAACTAAGTGAGGTAGAAGTTGCAGAAAAACTTCTTGAATTTCGTTCAAAGCAACCAGGCTTCCTAGATACAAGCTTTGACACCATAAGTG GCTCCGGCGCAAATGGTGCTATTATACATTATAAACCAGAACCAGAAAGTTGCAGTGTTGTGAATGAAAATAAACTCTTTCTTTTGGATAGTGGTGCTCAGTATGTGGATGGAACAACTGACATAACAAGGACCGTACATTTTGGTGAACCTTCTCCACGTCAAAAAGATTGCTTCACCCGAGTTTTACAG GGTCACATAGCTCTTGATCAGGCTGTATTCCCTGAAAACACTCCAGGTTTTGTCCTAGATGCATTTGCTCGCTCTTTTCTTTGGAAGATTGGACTGGATTACCGACATG GAACTGGGCACGGTGTGGGAGCTGCATTAAATGTTCATGAGGGTCCTCAAAGTATTAGCTTTAGATTTGGAAATACAACTCCATTACAGAGTGGAATGATCGTTAGCAATGAACCTGGCTATTATGAAGACCATGCCTTTGGCATCCGTATTGAG AATCTCCTTgttgtgaaagaaattgacaCGCCAAATCGTTTTGGAGGAATTGAATACCTTGGATTTGAAAAACTCACATTTGTTCCCATACAG ACTAAGTTGATAGACTTATCTTTGCTTTCTGGTGCGGAGTTTCATTGGCTTAATGATTATCACTCACAAGTTTGGGAAAAG GTCTCACCATTGCTTGATGGTTCTGCACGCCAATGGCTTTGGAACAACACAAGACCACTGGTCAAGCAGTGA
- the LOC126798985 gene encoding protein AUXIN RESPONSE 4: MVIITEEEDDHKRHSKPSPRPKPTPSSKPSKPSPPSKPPQNVQNPFAFWFYFTVTVAIITLIFISFSSLSPQDPKSWFLSLPTPLRHHYSKGRTIKVQTRPDQSPFQVFTSEKSVTESEKVIIVHGLGLSSYAFRNVIDALASRGVHVVAFDLPGNGFSDKSTVEIEDSGGGFLGRFKFVVSEIQEKGLFWAFDEIVATGQVPFEEIEARASKRKVEKAIELGPVEIGKVLGQVIETMGLAPVHLVLHDSALGMVSNWVLENAGSVRSVTLIDTGSKPAGALPLWVFEVPLVREVVLGVSYAHALLVRVSCSRGVGGAELDAHRVLLKGRDGPRAIVGMGKKLNYSFDIAEWGGSDGLKGVPMQLLWSGSWSKEWSEEGRRVANALPKAAFVTHSGGRWPQEDAADEVAGHIANFVSSLPATVRKVHEEPIPEHVQKMLDEAEQSGNHGHVHVHGHAGHEEHNHNVHGAGAGYPDAYGLGHGHGW, encoded by the exons ATGGTGATCATCACAGAGGAAGAAGACGACCATAAACGACACTCAAAACCCTCCCCAAGACCCAAACCCACCCCTTCCTCCAAACCATCAAAACCCTCTCCGCCCTCAAAACCACCCCAAAACGTCCAAAACCCATTCGCCTTCTGGTTCTACTTCACCGTCACAGTCGCCATCATCACCCTCAtcttcatctccttctcctcccTCTCCCCACAAGACCCCAAGTCCTGGTTCCTCAGCCTCCCCACCCCGCTCCGCCACCACTACTCCAAGGGCCGCACCATCAAGGTCCAGACCCGCCCCGACCAATCCCCCTTCCAAGTCTTCACCTCCGAGAAATCCGTCACCGAATCCGAGAAGGTCATTATCGTCCACGGCCTCGGTCTCAGTTCCTACGCCTTTCGTAATGTCATCGACGCTTTGGCCTCCAGAGGGGTCCACGTCGTGGCGTTTGATCTGCCCGGGAACGGGTTTTCGGATAAATCAACGGTGGAGATTGAAGACAGCGGGGGCGGGTTTCTCGGGAGGTTTAAGTTTGTCGTTAGTGAGATTCAGGAGAAGGGTTTGTTTTGGGCGTTTGATGAGATTGTGGCAACTGGGCAGGTGCCGTTTGAGGAGATTGAGGCTCGGGCATCGAAGAGGAAGGTTGAGAAGGCTATTGAGCTGGGGCCTGTGGAGATTGGGAAGGTGTTGGGGCAAGTGATTGAGACAATGGGGCTGGCTCCTGTGCATTTGGTCTTGCATGACTCGGCTCTGGGGATGGTGTCGAATTGGGTTTTGGAGAACGCGGGGAGTGTGAGGAGTGTGACATTGATTGATACCGGGTCGAAACCGGCTGGGGCTTTGCCCTTGTGGGTTTTTGAGGTGCCGTTGGTGAGGGAGGTGGTGTTGGGGGTGAGCTATGCTCATGCATTGTTGGTTAGGGTGAGTTGTTCGAGAGGGGTTGGTGGTGCGGAATTGGATGCGCATAGAGTTCTTTTGAAGGGGAGAGATGGGCCGAGGGCGATTGTTGGAATGGGGAAGAAGTTGAATTATAGCTTTGATATTGCAGAGTGGGGTGGTTCGGATGGACTGAAGGGAGTGCCAATGCAGTTGCTTTGGTCTGGTAGTTGGTCTAAGGAATGGAGTGAAGAGGGACGCCGAGTTGCCAATGCACTTCCAAAGGCAGCTTTTGTCACTCATTCTGGTGGAAGATGGCCTCAG GAGGATGCAGCCGATGAAGTAGCTGGGCACATTGCCAATTTTGTATCCTCACTACCTGCTACTGTCAGGAAAGTCCACGAAGAGCCGATCCCTGAGCATGTTCAAAAGATGCTGGATGAAGCCGAACAGAGCGGTAATCATGGACATGTTCATGTTCATGGTCATGCTGGGCATGAAGAACATAATCACAATGTTCATGGTGCTGGAGCTGGTTATCCTGATGCATACGGCCTTGGTCATGGTCACGGATGGTGA
- the LOC126799581 gene encoding F-box protein At1g55000: MALKTRRISTIRSRLFKTTMGCCGDEENDDDIFNPPTSTLHDSSSSSSDSTTISPMNSHFSALACRDTLRVIFEELPIPDLARSSCVCRAWNSVASDQEIVAKAFKSPWRLKEVIGKPASGSFWRDNSLGKFAISHRISRGDSVASLAVKYSVQVMDIKRLNNMMSEHGIYSRERLLIPVSNAEMLVGATCYVEVDPCAKREVAVLYLEDGPDPKSMSSCALSPKNAESSGANSELGKKRVLESLRRSMQVDDATALYYLSIADGDPRAALSQFSQDLRWESHSALA, translated from the exons ATGGCCCTTAAAACCCGGCGCATTTCCACCATCCGCTCTCGGCTTTTTAAAACGACGATGGGTTGCTGCGGCGACGAAGAAAACGACGACGATATCTTCAACCCTCCCACCTCCACCCTACACGACTCGTCGTCGTCCTCCTCCGACTCCACCACCATATCTCCGATGAACTCTCACTTCTCCGCCCTGGCGTGCCGCGACACGCTCCGCGTCATCTTCGAGGAGCTTCCGATCCCGGACCTCGCTCGGTCCAGCTGCGTCTGCCGCGCATGGAACTCCGTCGCCTCCGATCAAGAGATCGTCGCCAAGGCCTTCAAATCGCCGTGGAGGCTGAAGGAGGTGATCGGAAAACCAGCCTCCGGAAGCTTCTGGAGAGATAATAGCCTCGGGAAATTCGCCATCTCGCACCGAATTTCCCGCGGCGATAGCGTCGCTAGCCTCGCCGTCAAGTATTCCGTTCAG GTGATGGATATAAAGCGCTTGAACAACATGATGAGTGAGCATGGAATATACTCGAGGGAGAGGTTGTTGATTCCAGTAAGCAATGCCGAAATGCTTGTGGGAGCTACCTGCTACGTCGAGGTGGATCCCTGTGCTAAGAGAGAGGTTGCGGTGTTGTATTTGGAAGATGGTCCTGACCCGAAATCAATGAGCTCTTGCGCTTTGTCGCCGAAGAATGCCGAGAGCAGTGGAGCAAATTCTGAGCTAGGAAAGAAGAGGGTTCTCGAGTCTCTGAGGAGAAGCATGCAGGTTGATGATGCCACTGCTCTGTACTACTTGTCCATTGCTGATGGGGATCCGAGAGCTGCATTGTCTCAGTTCTCGCAGGACCTTAGATGGGAGAGTCATTCGGCCTTGGCTTAA
- the LOC126798719 gene encoding vacuole membrane protein KMS1-like, whose amino-acid sequence MDLPDSPLSNPLNSPLSGMRERHHRELENLTLRARPVKTLRYFTVAIGRYVRQFLARGGSFVLLTMLAGGLGIATMTIGGPHETHMQELIRYLQFGVWWLALGVASSVGLGSGLHTFVLYLGPHIALFTMKAVQCGRVDLKSAPYDTIQLKTGPSWMNRNCSEYGPPQFSSQQGSRLPLSSILPQVQLEAILWGIGTALGELPPFFISRAARIAGSELEVMKDLDSSSTEDGGVVANHVNRIKLWLLSHSQYLNFLTILVLASVPNPLFDLAGIMCGQFGIPFWTFFVSTMVGKAFIKTHIQTIFLISVCNNQLLDLVENKLIRLLSIFPGFGLIAPKLIAKLHILKDKYMDNSPPVTSNDEVKKWNFSIGSIWNTVVWLMLINFFIKIVSATAQTVLKEEHEKELSVFSSNVHASDLGKIVSTSAKKVLKKEQKKELTTELGKAAN is encoded by the exons ATGGATCTCCCTGATTCGCCTCTCTCAAATCCCTTGAACTCCCCTCTCTCCG GAATGCGTGAGAGGCATCATCGGGAGCTTGAAAATTTAACACTCAGGGCGAGGCCGGTGAAGACATTAAGGTATTTCACCGTGGCTATTGGTCGGTACGTTCGGCAGTTTTTGGCAAGAGGTGGTTCGTTTGTGCTGTTAACTATGCTAGCAGGAGGTTTAGGAATTGCAACTATGACGATTGGCGGACCTCATGAAACG CACATGCAGGAGCTCATCCGTTACCTCCAATTTGGTGTCTGGTGGCTAGCTCTTGGTGTAGCATCATCAGTTGGTCTCG GGTCTGGTTTGCACACATTTGTACTGTATTTGGGTCCTCATATAGCTCTGTTCACCATGAAAGCTGTGCAATGTGGCAGAGTTGACTTAAAAAGTGCCCCATATGACACCATTCAATTGAAAACGGGTCCTTCATGGATGAATAGAAACTGCTCTGAGTATGGTCCCCCACAATTTTCATCCCAGCAAGGTTCAAGGCTCCCACTTAGCAGCATTTTGCCTCAGGTTCAGTTAGAGGCTATTTTGTGGGGAATTGGAACTGCACTCGGAGAGCTTCCTCCTTTTTTCATATCAAGAGCAG CGCGTATAGCAGGGAGCGAATTGGAAGTAATGAAAGATTTGGATTCTTCTTCAACTGAAGATGGTGGAGTTGTTGCTAATCACGTGAACCGGATCAAATTATGGCTTCTTTCACATTCGCAGTATCTGAACTTTTTAACTATATTAGTTCTTGCTTCG GTACCCAACCCTCTATTTGACCTTGCTGGTATAATGTGTGGACAATTTGGCattccgttttggacattcTTTGTCTCAACAATGGTTGGAAAGGCATTTATTAAGACTCATATACAG ACAATTTTCCTCATCTCAGTTTGCAACAATCAACTTCTTGACTTGGtagaaaataaattgattCGGTTGCTCAGCATTTTCCCTGGATTTGGTTTGATTGCGCCCAAGCTCATTGCCAAACTCCATATTTTGAAAGACAAGTATATGGATAACTCTCCTCCAGTTACCTCAAACGACGAG GTGAAAAAGTGGAACTTCTCTATTGGTTCAATTTGGAATACTGTTGTGTGGCTCATGCTCATCAACTTTTTCATCAAGATTGTGTCAGCAACTGCACAAACTGTTCTCAAAGAAGAACATGAGAAGGAGTTGAGTGTATTTTCGAGCAATGTGCATGCATCAGATCTCGGCAAGATTGTGTCAACAAGTGCAAAGAAAGTTCTTAAGAAAGAACAGAAAAAGGAGTTGACTACAGAACTCGGCAAAGCAGCGAACTGA
- the LOC126800773 gene encoding zingipain-2-like, producing MAFHKNLVVIAIMSTILGAMALRPAPSNDEFNPSTFLKPFEQWMAQFGRSYTDIAERERRLAIFVKNLLFVNTFNNQGNNKTYKLSLNQFSDMTKEEFLRRYTGFEAPNVTSNSSNIKSFGYQDLSETDVPTRVDWREKGAVTPVKEQGVCSSCWAFSVVATIEGITKIKSDQLISLSEQQLVDCNRDDINRGCAGGNMEDAFKYIEANGGITTEENYQYKGIDDTCDTTKTNDYAAKITGYEMVPPNNENDLLKAVSMQPVSVAIDANADEFRTYASGVFSGNCGTNLMHAVTIVGYGTTEDGIDYWLVKNSWGESWGEKGYMRILRNANPPEGLCGIAMYPSYPTATAMAPTPSLL from the exons ATGGCTTTTCATAAGAACCTTGTTGTCATTGCCATTATGTCCACCATCTTGGGGGCAATGGCACTACGCCCTGCCCCGTCCAACGACGAATTCAATCCCTCTACATTTTTGAAACCATTTGAGCAATGGATGGCACAGTTTGGACGCTCTTACACTGACATTGCAGAGCGAGAAAGGCGTCTCGCAATATTCGTGAAGAACTTGTTATTTGTTAATACCTTCAACAACCAAGGGAATAACAAGACTTATAAGTTAAGCCTCAATCAATTTTCCGATATGACCAAGGAAGAATTCCTCCGACGCTACACTGGATTTGAAGCTCCCAATGTCACCTCAAACTCAAGCAACATCAAATCATTTGGGTACCAGGACCTGTCGGAAACTGATGTTCCGACTAGAGTTGATTGGAGGGAAAAAGGTGCTGTTACCCCCGTCAAGGAACAAGGAGTATGCA GTTCTTGTTGGGCATTTTCTGTAGTGGCAACAATTGAGGGGATCACCAAAATCAAAAGTGACCAATTGATTTCTCTGTCTGAGCAACAACTTGTGGACTGTAACAGAGATGACATTAACAGAGGATGTGCTGGTGGTAATATGGAAGATGCCTTTAAGTACATAGAGGCAAATGGAGGAATCACTACTGAAGAAAACTACCAATACAAGGGTATAGATGATACGTGTGACACTACTAAGACGAATGACTACGCTGCCAAGATAACTGGTTATGAAATGGTTCCTCCCAACAACGAAAATGATCTACTTAAGGCTGTGTCCATGCAACCAGTATCAGTTGCCATTGATGCCAATGCAGATGAATTTAGGACATACGCCAGTGGGGTATTTTCCGGTAACTGCGGCACAAACCTAATGCATGCTGTTACGATTGTTGGGTATGGAACGACTGAAGATGGCATCGACTATTGGTTAGTGAAGAACTCATGGGGCGAGAGCTGGGGTGAAAAGGGTTACATGAGAATTCTTCGAAATGCAAATCCTCCAGAAGGTTTGTGCGGCATTGCTATGTATCCTTCCTATCCAACTGCAACAGCTATGGCACCAACTCCCTCATTGTTGTAG